The following is a genomic window from Methanoplanus sp. FWC-SCC4.
ATTACAACTAGAGAGATTCCCCAAATGGAGGAATTTTATCAAACTCCTCATTATTTCCATAATGGTCTTTTACATTCAGAAATGAATAACCCGAAAAAAGAATTAAAATGGAGATTAGATAAAAATGAATGAATTACTAAAAAATATATATTACTTATATAACAATCCATTTGTTTTCGGAAAAGTAATTCATACTTTTTTTAAATCACTCGATAAAAAAGAAAATGGTCAATTATTATCATATTTGGTTTTACCTTTGGTTCTTTATCCTTCATCGCAACAATATTTAACTCAAAGAAAGGATTCTAGAAGCTCATTAAGAATATTAGCTAAAGATAATAAGCGAATTTATGGGCTACAAGATAGAATATCTGAATTTAAACAGGTTACTGATATAACATTACAATATGGAATCGACATTGGAACTTTGAAGATTGGTGATGATTTATCGATAAAAGTTCTCAGAGATTGGCCTGAGTCTCTTAATTTTTCCTCAAAAGAAGTACTAACTGCTACTAAAAGACTAGGTGAATTTATGTCAAAAAATGATATTGTTACGAATTATCAGATTCTGGGGGTTCGTGATTTATGAAGACAAATTTGAGATATATTGGTGTAGTTGACAAGGATAATTTTGTTCATGCAGTACCATTTTTTTCTGGTGTTAATGTAATTACAGGACGCTCGGCTACTGGAAAAAGTGCTTTAATTGAAATATTTGATTATTGCTTTGGTAGTAGTGGTTATACAGTTCCTGAGGGAAAAATTACAGACTGTGCTGATATTTACTTCATTGTAATTGAGATTAAAAATGATACAGTTGTTCTAGCTAGAAAAAGTAATGGGAATAAAATCTTTATAAAAAATGAAAGAAACTTAGCTTTATTAAAAAAAATAAATATGTTAAATCTTGAATATTTCAATAATGACTATTTTATTCCTCTTAGTGATTTTAAGAAAGAATTTCGGAAATATTTTGGAGAAAATATGCAAATTTCCAATTCGGATGACAGCATAGATGCCTTGGAGTTAAGGAGGGAGAAAAAAAAAGCCACTCCTACAATTAGAAGTTTTACTTCTTTCATTCTTCAACATCAAAATTTAATTGCTAACAAGCATGCGCTATTTTATCGATTTGAAGAAAAAGAAAAGCGAGATCAAACGATTGATTTTTTTAAAGTATTTGTAGGCTTTGTTGATCAAAATTATTATACGAAAAAATTTGAATTAGACGAATTACTCCGTGAGAAGCGGAGATTAGAAAGCCAAATTCCTAAGAAAGAGGATTTAAAAATTAAAGCAAGAAAAGATATTGAAAATGTTATAGATCAATATAATGCAATAAGTGGGAAAAAATTAGAATTTAATCAAAATGAATTGGAATTAAACAATCCTCAAGACCTCTTAGATAAAATTAAAGAAAGTGATATAGAAATTAATGCATTGTCTGATGAGCATATCATCATAAAACAAAACAGTGAAAGAAGTCTTGCACAATTGACTGCTGATTTAAGGAAGTTGCAAAATGAATTAGATGATATTGAATCTACAATTAAATTTAATGAAACTTTCAAAAATAATACAAAAAATATCTCGCTCCCAAAAAAGGCTGAAATAAATAATTTATCAGAATGTCCTTTTTGTCATCAAAAATGTGCTTCAATAAAAGAGGAAGTAAATAGTTTAAGCAAAGCTATAAATTGGTTGAATCTCGAATTAAAACATTCTAATTACTCAATAAATTCTTTTATTGAAGATCAAAAAAGAACAAAAGACCAAATAAAAGTTATTAAGAAAAAGATTTCTCTTGAACAAGAAAAAATAAAATCTATAGATCAACAGATAAATGATCTTGAAAATTACAAAACTCAATATGAACTTGCTTTAAAAGCAAAATTAAAATCAGAGATTCTTTTAGAGGAATTTATTGAGAAACCTTACGATAATTTAGAGAGTGATTTAGATTCATTAATTTTAAAAATCGACGAAATTCAACTATTATTATCTGAAAAATATAACGTTGATTCTAAATTAAAAAAAGCTGAAAACATGATAAATAAATATATGGCTGAAATCAGTCCAAATCTTGGATTTGAAAAGTCATATGAGCCAGTAAATCTCAAATTTTCCTTAAACACTTTTGATTTATGGAATGATAAAAATGGTAAAAAAGTGCCTCTAAGATCAATGGGAAGTGGAGAAAATTGGCTTTCTTGCCATATCACTTTATTTTTAGCTTTGAATAGATATTTTTGTGAATTAGGTGATTCCTGCTCTATACCAACTACCCTATTTTTTGATCAACCAAGTCAGGTTTATTTCCCAAGTTTTTCAATCGATAATGATGCTCAGTTTTCAATTGATAATATTAAACAGAAAGAAACTTTGAAAGAAGATGAGGAATTAGATGAGGATATTCTTGCCGTTACTAATCTCTATTCAGAATTTTTTCGATATTGTAATGATACATATGATAATACTGGTATTATGCCTCAGATAATAGTGACCGACCATGCTGATAATTTAAAAATAAATAATACTAATGATGCAACTGCGTTTAATAAATTAGTTCAAGGAAGAAGATGGAGAGAAAAGAATAGCGGTTTTATTCAATCGACAGTAAATAGGGATAATTCATAATTTTTTTACTTATGTATTGCCACATTTATTAATATGCAACTGTAATATAATAAAAAGTAAGTATTTATAGTTTAATAAAAAAATATATATAATATTAGAACTAATATATATTTATGACAATAAAATGCGGTGAACTTTTAGAAGTTCTTAATTCTACAAAGTGTAATGTTAACAACCAATTTTCTCAACAAATGAAGGATTTCATTTTTGCAAATCCTGAGCTTGCTGTTGATTTTATTGCAAATTGCGATCCTGAATTAAAGGATTTTTGTTTTGATTGCGTGTGTGAAAAATATAGGAAACAAGAAGAATCTGAGGATGAAACGATAAAAGAATCCATTGAAAAAACAGGTTTTAGTGCAGATCAAATTGAAGAAGAGACCATAGATGATCATATAGATGAAATCATTACTGAGAATAATTTAGATAAAGAAGAGGAATAATTCCTCTATTATCTAGCTTTCGTAATTTGATCAAATGTTCACTGCTTAGATACTTATTTTTTCCAATATTTTTTCTCAATCGTTAATTTTCGCAAAAAAGAGAATTAACGTTAAAATTAACGTTAAGTTCCGATTTGACCAAATTCGATTAATTGTAGTTAATCGAATCGTAATTGGAAAATATTACTTGTCAAAAGATAATTTATTCTCTTTTGTATTTGAATATATGATTTATGGTTGATTTTAAAAGATTAAAAGAAAAAGAATTGAAATCAAAAAATACAGATCCTATCGTTATTTTTGAAAATCTTGATAAAAATGTAGGAAAAGAATACCTTAGACCTATTCAGGAAGATATTTTAAATAAATGGTTTACTGAATATCAAGATAACAAAGATACTATTATTAAATTACCAACAGGTGACGGGAAAACATTAATTGCTTTATTATTACTTCAATCCTCTTTACACGCAGGTAAAGGGCCTGCATTATACATCTGCCCGAATGACATTTTAGTTAAACAAACAATAAAACAAGCAGAAGAATTTGGTATAAAAGTTGTTTCTACTGAAAGAAGAGAAGATATACCTACTGAATTTATAAATTCCCAAGCAATCTATGTAGCAAATTGTAATAAGTTATTTAATGGGTTTTCAAAATTTGGTATAAGTGGTTCAAGAGATATTGAAAAAATTGGGTCTTTAATCATGGATGATGCGCATAAATGTCTTGATATTATTAAAGACTCTTTTACTCTAAAAATTTTAAAATCTAAAAATACTGAGATTTACAATAATATATTGCGCTTATTTTCTAATTCATTAAAAAGCCAATCTATTGGAAAATATGATGATATAATTATTGGATTCCACGAATCTCTTTTAATTGTTCCATATAGAGATTATATTGATAAATTGGATGATATTTTTGAAATATTAAAAGAATCAGACTCTGTAAAAAATCTTAAATTTCAATGGAATTTATTAAAAGACCATTTGAAATATTGTGATTGCTATGTTACAGGAAAAGAAATACAAATTATACCTCGAAAAATTCCTATAGATAAATTTCCATCCTTTACAAATTGTGAACATAGATACTTTTTATCCGCTACATTGACAGAAGATGCTTTTCTTATAAAAAATTTGGATATTGATAAAGATGCGATTAAACACCCTTTGACTTATTATAAAGAAAATGATCATTATGGAGAAAGATTGATTGTTATTCCTTCAATTATTGATCCAAGTATAAATCGAGATGATTTAATCTCTTGGTTGAAATCTTTTAATTCTAAAAAAGGGGAATTTGGAATAGTCTCAATTGTACCTTCTAAAAAGTTAGCAGAGGATTGGAATGATTGTATAATTACTGACTATTCAAATTTGGATATCGAAAAGTCAAATTTTGATACGGCTATAGAACAGAAAAAATCAGATAAAATACTAGTTTTAGTAAACCAATACGATGGAATTGATTTTCCTGATAATAAGTGTAGAATTTTATGCATAGATTCTCTTCCTGATTACAGTTTTTTAGATGATAGATATTATGAAATTCTCTTTCCGAACTCTAAAATAAGCGAACGAAAATTGGCTCAAAGAATAGAACAAGGTTTTGGTCGTTCGATTCGAGGAAAAAGCGATTATTCAATCGTTTTAGTTATTGATAATAAAATATCTAGATTTTTAAGTATTCATTCAAAAAGAAAAAATTTCTCTTTTGAAACTATTAGACAAATTGAGATTGGTGAAAATGTCTGTAAAAATTTTAATGAATCCAATGTTTTTCTAGAATTAGAGGATCTTTTTGAGCAGTTTTTATCTAGAGATGAAGATTGGAAAGATTATTATAGAGGTCAAATGTCGTCAGTGATTCGATCTAGTGGTTATACTTCTGATAAAATTATAAATAGAGTAATACTGGAAAAAGGTGCTGAAGAAGCATATCAATGTGGAGAAATATCAAATGCTATTAAAAAAATTGATGAACTTATTAATTCAATAGAAAATGATTACGAAAAAGCATTTTATCTTCAGCTAAAGGCATGCTATATCTATGAAATT
Proteins encoded in this region:
- a CDS encoding three component ABC system middle component — encoded protein: MNELLKNIYYLYNNPFVFGKVIHTFFKSLDKKENGQLLSYLVLPLVLYPSSQQYLTQRKDSRSSLRILAKDNKRIYGLQDRISEFKQVTDITLQYGIDIGTLKIGDDLSIKVLRDWPESLNFSSKEVLTATKRLGEFMSKNDIVTNYQILGVRDL
- a CDS encoding DUF3732 domain-containing protein codes for the protein MKTNLRYIGVVDKDNFVHAVPFFSGVNVITGRSATGKSALIEIFDYCFGSSGYTVPEGKITDCADIYFIVIEIKNDTVVLARKSNGNKIFIKNERNLALLKKINMLNLEYFNNDYFIPLSDFKKEFRKYFGENMQISNSDDSIDALELRREKKKATPTIRSFTSFILQHQNLIANKHALFYRFEEKEKRDQTIDFFKVFVGFVDQNYYTKKFELDELLREKRRLESQIPKKEDLKIKARKDIENVIDQYNAISGKKLEFNQNELELNNPQDLLDKIKESDIEINALSDEHIIIKQNSERSLAQLTADLRKLQNELDDIESTIKFNETFKNNTKNISLPKKAEINNLSECPFCHQKCASIKEEVNSLSKAINWLNLELKHSNYSINSFIEDQKRTKDQIKVIKKKISLEQEKIKSIDQQINDLENYKTQYELALKAKLKSEILLEEFIEKPYDNLESDLDSLILKIDEIQLLLSEKYNVDSKLKKAENMINKYMAEISPNLGFEKSYEPVNLKFSLNTFDLWNDKNGKKVPLRSMGSGENWLSCHITLFLALNRYFCELGDSCSIPTTLFFDQPSQVYFPSFSIDNDAQFSIDNIKQKETLKEDEELDEDILAVTNLYSEFFRYCNDTYDNTGIMPQIIVTDHADNLKINNTNDATAFNKLVQGRRWREKNSGFIQSTVNRDNS
- a CDS encoding DEAD/DEAH box helicase, yielding MVDFKRLKEKELKSKNTDPIVIFENLDKNVGKEYLRPIQEDILNKWFTEYQDNKDTIIKLPTGDGKTLIALLLLQSSLHAGKGPALYICPNDILVKQTIKQAEEFGIKVVSTERREDIPTEFINSQAIYVANCNKLFNGFSKFGISGSRDIEKIGSLIMDDAHKCLDIIKDSFTLKILKSKNTEIYNNILRLFSNSLKSQSIGKYDDIIIGFHESLLIVPYRDYIDKLDDIFEILKESDSVKNLKFQWNLLKDHLKYCDCYVTGKEIQIIPRKIPIDKFPSFTNCEHRYFLSATLTEDAFLIKNLDIDKDAIKHPLTYYKENDHYGERLIVIPSIIDPSINRDDLISWLKSFNSKKGEFGIVSIVPSKKLAEDWNDCIITDYSNLDIEKSNFDTAIEQKKSDKILVLVNQYDGIDFPDNKCRILCIDSLPDYSFLDDRYYEILFPNSKISERKLAQRIEQGFGRSIRGKSDYSIVLVIDNKISRFLSIHSKRKNFSFETIRQIEIGENVCKNFNESNVFLELEDLFEQFLSRDEDWKDYYRGQMSSVIRSSGYTSDKIINRVILEKGAEEAYQCGEISNAIKKIDELINSIENDYEKAFYLQLKACYIYEINPNESNKIQHVAYRKNNLLLKPLGEIEYTKINPLEYNRIQRIKNYIGKFQSKNSLIIDINSTLDEVNFDSYYKDFQRGILNIGELLGYISDSPEDKTNKGPDNFWITSNNECMIIECKNEVKGEREFISKDESNQMLSSIEWGKETYPDLTGYPLFFHPAYKLGDQAFISGDFFIMTNSRLNILKQNITKFYKSIDDPQLVDEKLINELLTKNNLENKDLIKTYCIKGQH